In Alteribacter lacisalsi, a genomic segment contains:
- a CDS encoding DUF2759 domain-containing protein translates to MEQLINHITNMTFAVICLLITVFSLWGLFRELKTKNFFAVGFAAVTVLVFGWFSVMSLFAYITRGGGAAIM, encoded by the coding sequence ATGGAACAATTGATTAACCATATCACAAACATGACATTCGCAGTGATCTGCCTGCTCATTACTGTATTCAGTCTATGGGGTCTGTTTCGTGAGTTAAAAACGAAGAATTTCTTCGCAGTCGGCTTTGCTGCTGTTACAGTCCTTGTATTCGGCTGGTTCTCTGTTATGTCACTGTTTGCCTACATCACACGCGGTGGCGGCGCAGCAATCATGTAA
- a CDS encoding MTH1187 family thiamine-binding protein, translating into MVTADVSIIPVGKGTTSESEQIAEIEAVLNEYEGRLTYKVNAMSTVIDAELPVLFEVIERVHELPFKSGVERVATHIRIDDRRDKAQSMTDKEKSVNEKISR; encoded by the coding sequence ATGGTAACAGCAGATGTGTCCATCATTCCGGTAGGAAAAGGAACAACGAGTGAATCGGAGCAGATTGCAGAGATTGAAGCGGTTCTTAACGAGTACGAGGGGCGCCTCACTTATAAAGTGAACGCAATGAGCACGGTTATTGATGCTGAACTGCCGGTTCTGTTTGAAGTTATTGAGCGTGTTCATGAACTGCCGTTTAAAAGCGGTGTGGAAAGGGTGGCAACGCACATCCGAATTGATGACCGGAGAGATAAAGCCCAGTCGATGACTGATAAGGAAAAGAGCGTTAATGAAAAAATCAGCCGTTAA
- a CDS encoding ABC transporter permease — protein MAPEISNLSMFLLIFFVLIPVSLSYIYALGLSKSIAWSSFRGVVQLFLIGYILTYLFSLPPLLGISLMLTVMVTVATFHASKKGTGIPYLRPVIFLVIVGVQLLILAMWLGFDMINFQPDQVIPMSGMVIGNSMVAIGLALERMKSEFKEAKGKIVAALALGAKPEQASTILIRRIVKAAMIPNVDGLKTIGLVQLPGMMTGLILGGVAPIEAIRYQIVISLSIFASVSMAAMLVTVIFYRFFFNKEFQLTGITETEAAEP, from the coding sequence ATGGCACCGGAAATATCAAATCTTTCAATGTTTCTGTTAATATTTTTTGTTCTGATTCCTGTTTCCCTTTCTTACATCTACGCCCTCGGCCTCAGCAAATCGATTGCATGGTCGTCATTTCGCGGAGTGGTCCAGCTTTTTCTAATTGGTTATATTCTGACCTATCTTTTTTCCCTTCCTCCCCTGCTTGGAATCAGTCTGATGCTAACGGTTATGGTGACGGTGGCAACGTTTCATGCGAGCAAAAAGGGGACGGGAATTCCCTACCTCAGACCGGTTATTTTTCTGGTGATTGTAGGCGTTCAGCTATTAATACTTGCCATGTGGCTCGGCTTTGATATGATTAATTTTCAGCCTGATCAGGTTATTCCTATGAGTGGTATGGTTATAGGCAACAGCATGGTTGCCATCGGTCTTGCTCTGGAAAGGATGAAAAGCGAGTTTAAAGAAGCGAAAGGAAAAATTGTGGCGGCTCTCGCTCTTGGGGCGAAGCCGGAACAGGCTTCTACCATCCTCATCCGGAGGATCGTCAAAGCAGCGATGATTCCGAACGTGGATGGCCTGAAAACAATCGGCCTTGTTCAGCTCCCCGGTATGATGACCGGGCTTATTCTCGGCGGGGTGGCACCGATCGAAGCGATTCGGTACCAGATAGTCATTTCCCTCAGTATTTTTGCTTCTGTTTCCATGGCGGCCATGCTTGTTACGGTCATTTTCTACCGTTTCTTTTTCAATAAGGAGTTTCAGCTTACAGGAATTACTGAAACCGAGGCGGCTGAACCCTGA
- a CDS encoding ABC transporter ATP-binding protein: MNGKPILELSNVSTEILSNISLEIYKGEIVTLIGSSGAGKSSLLMLLNRLNDPDTGSIRYRERDLKEYEVTALRKSVGMVFQSSSLFDGTVLDNLKYGPKLFDEWEDGMGSRLMENVQLPKSYLDRNVEDLSGGEKQRVAFARTLANRPDVLLLDEVTSALDLKNVELIEAFIKDLVPDRVHAVIMVTHDVAQAKRLGSRTLFMDEGQIVEQGSTEELFENPHTEKLQYFLKE, encoded by the coding sequence ATGAATGGAAAACCGATTTTGGAATTGAGTAATGTTTCGACAGAAATTCTCAGTAATATCAGCCTCGAGATATATAAAGGTGAAATCGTCACCCTGATTGGTTCGTCAGGGGCTGGAAAAAGCAGTCTGCTTATGCTGCTGAACAGACTGAATGACCCGGATACCGGGTCAATCCGCTACCGGGAGAGGGATTTGAAGGAATACGAAGTAACGGCTCTTAGAAAGTCTGTCGGTATGGTCTTTCAGTCCTCCTCTCTTTTCGACGGAACGGTACTGGATAACCTGAAATATGGTCCGAAACTCTTCGATGAATGGGAGGACGGGATGGGGAGCCGTCTGATGGAAAATGTCCAGCTTCCAAAGTCATATCTGGACCGGAACGTGGAAGATCTGTCAGGGGGAGAGAAGCAGCGTGTGGCGTTTGCAAGAACCCTCGCCAATCGTCCTGATGTGCTTCTGCTCGATGAAGTAACAAGCGCACTTGATCTGAAAAACGTGGAGCTGATTGAGGCGTTCATCAAAGACCTCGTGCCGGACCGGGTTCACGCTGTCATTATGGTTACGCACGACGTTGCACAGGCTAAGCGTCTTGGCAGCCGGACTCTGTTTATGGACGAAGGGCAGATTGTCGAGCAGGGCAGCACAGAAGAGCTCTTTGAAAACCCGCATACCGAAAAACTACAGTACTTTCTAAAGGAGTAG
- a CDS encoding ROK family glucokinase — MNSRHTWLAGVDVGGTTIKLAILTEEGTFIEKWEIPTNTADSGHHIPSEIAAALRLKLNALDTDFHALKGIGVGAPGFIEAETGFVYQAVNIGWQNYPLSERLEKETGVPVFANNDANLAAAGEMWKGAGEGAPNMLAVTLGTGVGGGIIAEGRILQGAYGMAGEIGHITSVPEGGAPCNCGKTGCLETISSATGIVRLAMEKVHRGESAGLKEAFDRAGSLSSKDVFEVAAVGDQGAEAVVEEAMFHLGLAIGNLANSLNPNVIVIGGGVSRAGDRLLRALRPHFDRYALPKISAETTFEIARLGNDAGVLGAAWLARQQGNRSE, encoded by the coding sequence ATGAACAGCAGACATACTTGGCTTGCAGGTGTAGACGTTGGGGGAACAACGATTAAACTTGCAATTTTGACAGAAGAAGGCACCTTTATTGAAAAGTGGGAGATACCCACCAACACAGCTGACAGCGGTCATCATATACCTTCTGAGATTGCTGCCGCACTTAGACTGAAGCTCAATGCTCTTGATACAGACTTTCATGCCCTTAAAGGGATTGGTGTGGGGGCACCAGGTTTTATTGAAGCAGAGACAGGTTTTGTTTACCAGGCAGTTAACATCGGATGGCAGAACTATCCCCTTTCCGAGAGATTGGAAAAAGAGACCGGTGTTCCTGTATTCGCTAATAATGATGCAAACCTTGCAGCAGCAGGAGAGATGTGGAAAGGAGCAGGGGAGGGTGCACCGAATATGCTTGCGGTTACTCTTGGTACCGGAGTCGGAGGCGGCATTATTGCCGAAGGCCGAATTCTGCAGGGAGCTTACGGGATGGCTGGTGAAATTGGTCACATTACCTCAGTACCGGAAGGCGGCGCCCCCTGTAACTGCGGAAAAACCGGCTGTCTTGAAACCATCAGCTCGGCAACAGGAATCGTAAGGTTGGCTATGGAAAAAGTCCACCGGGGAGAAAGTGCCGGGTTAAAGGAAGCTTTTGACCGTGCGGGCAGTCTTTCGTCGAAGGATGTGTTTGAAGTTGCAGCTGTTGGCGATCAAGGTGCTGAAGCTGTAGTTGAGGAAGCTATGTTTCATCTCGGACTTGCAATCGGGAATCTTGCAAACAGCCTGAATCCTAACGTGATCGTGATCGGCGGTGGAGTATCCAGGGCAGGTGACCGGCTGCTTCGTGCCCTCAGACCCCATTTCGATCGCTACGCACTTCCCAAAATTTCGGCTGAAACAACGTTTGAAATTGCCCGTCTGGGTAACGATGCTGGCGTTTTAGGAGCCGCTTGGCTCGCCAGGCAGCAGGGGAACCGTTCTGAATAA
- a CDS encoding YqgQ family protein, translating into MKSYFDVQQLLKRYGTVIYTGDRALDLELMEEEVNELNRMGMIDKQVFLQARIVLREEKRKAGS; encoded by the coding sequence ATGAAAAGCTATTTTGACGTACAACAGCTCCTGAAGCGTTACGGGACGGTCATTTACACTGGTGACCGGGCCCTGGACCTTGAGCTGATGGAAGAGGAAGTGAATGAGTTAAACAGGATGGGTATGATTGACAAGCAGGTTTTTCTCCAGGCAAGAATTGTGCTGAGAGAAGAAAAACGAAAAGCCGGTTCATAA
- a CDS encoding YueI family protein: MSEEKLKEVLKQGVYGSPEIRPDERRLFLSTLRERVHLALTNRQVREQGMYREANEMMSKSGLKMYLNGALNYPAYSNYVQAANKNGVPFTIVNDGKDSPVGLVLASDYAVEKEHIFIEDELYNRDMK; this comes from the coding sequence ATGTCTGAGGAAAAATTAAAAGAAGTTCTCAAACAGGGTGTTTACGGATCTCCTGAAATACGCCCTGACGAACGCCGCCTTTTTCTTTCCACCCTGAGAGAACGGGTACACCTTGCCCTGACGAACCGACAGGTACGGGAACAGGGAATGTACCGCGAAGCAAATGAGATGATGAGCAAAAGCGGTTTGAAAATGTACCTCAATGGAGCACTTAATTACCCTGCCTATTCAAACTACGTACAGGCTGCCAATAAAAACGGTGTTCCATTTACGATTGTCAATGATGGAAAAGATTCTCCGGTCGGGCTTGTTCTTGCGTCTGATTACGCCGTGGAAAAGGAACACATTTTTATTGAAGATGAACTTTACAATCGGGATATGAAGTAA
- a CDS encoding spore germination protein yields the protein MKQNPKKQPVSVNLTKNIDYLKKELAVDKSFDLIFLELKYGGIDMALFTLDAFAKDEALTQIQRELNHIDGADKDNILDHLMKSRIPYLELEKVDDLEDAVTEILSGPAVLLIDGVSEAIVIDTREYEIRGPQEPESEQVIRGSRDGFVETLVFNIGLIRRRVRDRNMRNEYVRVGRRSLSDCCVTYIADLADPGLVEHIKKGLEEIDTDGLPMGDKTIEEFLLGDYKNPYPVVRYTERPDVAASHLLEGHVLIIVDGSPSVIITPASFWHHLQHAEEYRHKPIVGSALRLVRFAAVWTSIFLLPLWFLFAENSDLVPENLAYIGVDEPGEVPLIAQFIVAEIGIEMLRMAAIHTPTALGTALGLVAAILIGEVAIEVGLFTHEVVLYLSIAAIGSFATPSYEMSLANRLVRIVLLLLCAFFHVPGYMIGVTLLILLLASMRAFHVPYLWPFMPFSRRGFRDVLFRAPMPLKNRRPKALHTIDPDR from the coding sequence ATGAAACAAAACCCGAAAAAGCAGCCTGTATCAGTGAATTTAACTAAAAACATCGACTATCTGAAAAAGGAGCTCGCTGTAGATAAAAGCTTTGATCTTATTTTTCTCGAACTGAAATACGGCGGCATTGATATGGCGCTTTTTACACTGGACGCTTTTGCCAAGGATGAAGCTCTGACCCAGATTCAACGGGAATTAAATCATATTGACGGGGCAGATAAAGATAATATTCTCGATCATCTTATGAAGTCCAGAATTCCTTATTTGGAGCTGGAGAAGGTCGACGATTTGGAAGACGCAGTGACTGAGATCCTCTCAGGACCTGCAGTTCTTCTCATAGACGGTGTTTCTGAAGCCATTGTAATCGATACGAGAGAATACGAAATACGGGGTCCCCAGGAGCCTGAATCAGAACAAGTCATCCGCGGCTCACGTGATGGCTTTGTAGAAACCCTCGTATTTAACATCGGTCTGATCCGAAGACGCGTCCGTGATAGAAATATGCGCAACGAATACGTCAGAGTCGGCCGCAGGTCATTATCGGATTGCTGCGTGACTTATATTGCTGACCTTGCTGATCCCGGTCTTGTGGAACATATAAAAAAAGGGCTTGAAGAGATCGATACGGACGGTCTTCCAATGGGGGATAAGACCATCGAGGAATTTCTGTTAGGGGATTATAAAAATCCTTACCCTGTTGTCCGCTATACAGAACGTCCGGACGTAGCTGCATCTCACCTGCTTGAAGGCCACGTACTTATCATCGTAGACGGGTCACCCAGTGTCATTATTACACCGGCCAGTTTCTGGCATCATCTCCAGCATGCAGAGGAGTACCGGCATAAACCGATTGTCGGATCTGCACTCCGGCTGGTCCGGTTTGCTGCGGTGTGGACGAGTATTTTTCTTCTCCCGCTCTGGTTTCTTTTTGCGGAAAACAGTGATCTTGTGCCTGAAAATCTTGCCTACATCGGAGTGGATGAACCGGGGGAAGTCCCGCTTATTGCCCAGTTTATTGTTGCTGAAATTGGAATAGAGATGCTAAGAATGGCTGCTATTCACACTCCGACCGCTCTTGGTACCGCCCTCGGCCTTGTAGCGGCAATCCTGATTGGGGAAGTGGCCATCGAAGTTGGGCTGTTTACCCACGAGGTCGTCCTGTACCTCTCTATTGCAGCGATTGGCTCATTTGCTACACCGAGCTATGAAATGAGCCTGGCAAACCGGCTGGTGCGAATTGTGCTTTTACTGCTTTGTGCATTCTTCCACGTCCCGGGATATATGATCGGAGTCACATTGCTCATACTGCTCCTTGCATCCATGCGCGCGTTCCATGTACCTTATTTGTGGCCATTTATGCCCTTCAGCAGAAGAGGGTTCCGTGATGTTCTGTTCAGGGCACCGATGCCACTGAAAAACAGGAGGCCAAAAGCCCTTCACACGATTGATCCGGACCGGTAA
- a CDS encoding rhomboid family intramembrane serine protease, with product MNPITQELRFWELLYHLVNKEGMRLVHLSKNRDEAWIEDDRKEPYQIIRVVLRDLDWGREFREEVEKAKQRADDVRKKLSLRQANVVNLIVSLYEPVDSWALDGDRPLPLTAGGKKQLRTILITEGSKEEVMFPLATEWSLRETPDFIPLQQVEDPETLIRSLRNQVRKESDRRTEDERNLFLYGRPVFTFLLLFSIVGMYMLVEQEGSSTDIRTLIDFGAKFNPLIHDGEWWRFFSAMFLHIGFLHLFMNSLALFYLGGAVERIYGTLRFIFIYFMAGLTGSAASFAFNEQVSAGASGAIFGCFGALLYFGVKHRRLFFRTMGMSVLVILGINLTLGFLVPMIDNGAHIGGLVGGFFASAIVNLPQSPFRAPRRAAALLLTAAGLGSLLVYGYTKPQDGSGYLAYAQIGQEYYQEEEYTEARRYLTLAAEGGAESKEVWFLLGNTYAMEEQYDEAGQYFETALDLDEEFAPAHYNLALVFMEKGDLDAAEMSVTRALEIEPDNSQFQELAQEIERRK from the coding sequence ATGAACCCGATAACTCAGGAACTAAGGTTCTGGGAGCTTTTGTACCACCTCGTGAATAAGGAAGGTATGCGGCTTGTTCATCTTTCGAAAAACAGGGATGAAGCGTGGATTGAAGACGATCGGAAAGAACCGTATCAGATTATCCGGGTTGTTCTCCGGGATCTTGACTGGGGCCGTGAGTTCCGGGAAGAAGTGGAAAAAGCAAAGCAGCGGGCAGATGATGTCCGAAAAAAGCTGAGCCTGCGACAGGCAAACGTTGTTAATCTGATTGTAAGTCTCTACGAGCCCGTTGATTCGTGGGCGTTGGACGGGGACCGTCCCCTCCCATTAACAGCAGGTGGAAAAAAGCAGCTTCGTACTATTTTAATAACAGAAGGCAGCAAAGAAGAGGTCATGTTTCCCCTGGCGACAGAGTGGAGCCTTCGTGAAACACCGGATTTTATACCTCTGCAGCAGGTGGAGGACCCGGAAACACTGATCCGTTCCCTGAGAAACCAGGTGAGGAAGGAATCTGACAGAAGAACAGAAGATGAACGAAATCTATTTCTGTACGGCAGACCGGTATTTACTTTTCTGCTTTTATTTTCCATCGTGGGGATGTACATGCTCGTGGAGCAGGAAGGCTCATCTACTGATATTCGCACACTGATTGATTTTGGGGCTAAATTTAACCCGCTCATTCATGATGGGGAGTGGTGGCGTTTTTTCAGTGCCATGTTTCTGCACATCGGTTTTTTACACCTATTTATGAACAGTCTTGCTCTTTTTTACCTCGGCGGGGCTGTTGAGCGTATCTACGGTACTTTACGGTTTATCTTTATTTATTTCATGGCGGGTCTTACGGGATCAGCAGCAAGTTTTGCTTTTAACGAACAGGTGTCCGCCGGGGCAAGTGGTGCCATATTTGGATGCTTTGGGGCACTTCTCTATTTTGGTGTAAAGCACCGCCGCCTGTTTTTCAGGACGATGGGCATGAGTGTGCTTGTGATTCTCGGGATCAATCTTACCCTGGGATTTCTCGTACCTATGATTGATAACGGTGCCCATATCGGCGGCCTGGTTGGTGGATTTTTCGCCTCAGCGATCGTAAATCTGCCGCAGTCGCCTTTTCGTGCCCCGCGCAGAGCAGCCGCACTTCTCCTGACAGCAGCCGGTCTGGGAAGTCTGCTGGTCTACGGATATACAAAACCGCAGGACGGGAGCGGTTATCTCGCTTACGCCCAGATTGGGCAGGAGTATTATCAGGAAGAAGAATACACAGAGGCGCGGCGTTATCTGACTCTGGCAGCTGAAGGCGGTGCAGAGTCAAAGGAAGTCTGGTTTCTGCTGGGAAATACGTATGCAATGGAAGAACAGTACGATGAAGCCGGACAGTACTTCGAAACCGCACTCGATTTGGATGAAGAGTTTGCTCCTGCCCACTATAATCTGGCACTTGTCTTTATGGAAAAGGGGGACCTCGATGCTGCTGAAATGTCTGTTACAAGGGCGCTTGAGATCGAACCGGATAACAGCCAGTTTCAGGAACTTGCACAAGAAATCGAACGAAGAAAATAA
- a CDS encoding HAD family hydrolase, with amino-acid sequence MKWNSVCFDLDNTLFSHESAFKRAMKDCFHTLIQPEQGCGHIDFTDFFPVFKRNSDRYWGLFEQKKVSGREYRRMRFNETMRELSLPLGEAEADRFHERYYQIVDDFTVPFAGLYDLFEMLSEHNVQLGIITNGTIDTQYNKLKKLAVSDWITPDRMIVSEEAGCAKPDPSIFRLAEQQFELNEPRLFIGDSWKHDVAGAIDAGWDSLFMNTRKENRHTSHEPVAECVTLKEVKTFFELQVSGGGR; translated from the coding sequence ATGAAATGGAACAGTGTCTGCTTTGATCTTGATAATACGTTATTCAGTCATGAGTCTGCGTTTAAGCGGGCGATGAAGGACTGTTTTCATACATTAATACAGCCTGAGCAGGGGTGCGGCCACATCGATTTCACAGACTTTTTCCCCGTATTCAAGCGTAACAGCGACCGGTACTGGGGCTTGTTTGAACAAAAGAAAGTGAGCGGCAGAGAATACCGCCGCATGCGGTTTAATGAAACGATGAGAGAACTTTCACTTCCTCTCGGAGAGGCGGAAGCGGACAGGTTTCACGAGCGGTATTACCAAATAGTCGACGACTTTACGGTCCCTTTTGCAGGACTGTATGACCTATTTGAAATGCTTAGTGAACATAATGTTCAGCTTGGAATTATTACAAATGGCACAATTGATACGCAGTACAATAAACTTAAAAAGCTGGCTGTTTCAGACTGGATTACACCTGACCGGATGATTGTCAGTGAAGAAGCAGGCTGTGCGAAGCCGGATCCTTCAATCTTTCGTCTCGCAGAACAGCAGTTTGAACTGAATGAACCGCGGCTTTTCATCGGGGATTCATGGAAACATGACGTAGCCGGAGCTATTGATGCCGGCTGGGACAGTCTGTTTATGAATACAAGGAAAGAGAACCGTCATACCAGTCATGAACCGGTTGCTGAGTGCGTAACTCTTAAAGAAGTAAAGACATTTTTTGAATTGCAGGTGTCAGGAGGGGGCCGATGA
- a CDS encoding L-lactate dehydrogenase, which translates to MNTEYGSKITRVAVIGTGFVGSSYAFAMINQNVADEMVLIDLNKSKAEGDAMDLNHGLPFGSPMRVWAGDYSDCADADIVVITAGANQKPGETRLDLIEKNAKIFESIVGDVMDSGFNGIFIVATNPVDILSYATWKFSGLPMERVIGSGTILDSARFRFLLSDYLNLDVRNIHAYILGEHGDTELPVWSQARVGLEPLSRYIEKYKPEASQADLDSIFENVRDAAYDIIEKKGATHYAIALGMIRLTKAVLRNENSILTVSTLLEGEYGEEDLYIGVPAVVNETGIQQIVEIDLNEEEAKAFRHSAKTIKDAMKPIHEMMNEAAGKESR; encoded by the coding sequence ATGAATACAGAATACGGAAGTAAAATTACCCGTGTTGCCGTAATCGGAACAGGTTTTGTTGGATCGAGCTATGCATTTGCTATGATTAATCAGAATGTGGCAGATGAAATGGTCCTGATTGATCTGAACAAATCAAAGGCTGAAGGGGATGCCATGGATCTGAATCACGGTTTGCCATTCGGTTCCCCAATGAGAGTCTGGGCCGGGGATTACAGTGACTGTGCAGATGCTGACATCGTAGTTATTACAGCAGGTGCGAACCAGAAGCCAGGCGAAACAAGACTTGATCTGATTGAAAAAAATGCAAAGATTTTTGAGTCCATTGTCGGTGACGTAATGGACAGCGGATTTAACGGGATTTTTATCGTTGCGACCAACCCGGTGGATATCCTTTCTTATGCGACCTGGAAATTTTCCGGGCTTCCTATGGAACGTGTGATCGGATCCGGCACCATTCTCGACAGTGCGCGATTCCGTTTTCTCCTGAGTGATTATCTGAACCTTGATGTACGGAATATTCATGCCTATATCCTTGGTGAGCACGGGGATACTGAACTTCCCGTATGGAGCCAGGCGAGGGTCGGGCTTGAGCCTCTTTCCCGCTATATTGAAAAGTACAAACCTGAAGCGTCACAGGCTGATCTGGACAGTATTTTTGAAAACGTTCGGGATGCCGCCTATGATATTATCGAGAAAAAGGGAGCTACTCATTACGCAATTGCGCTTGGAATGATTCGACTGACAAAAGCGGTTCTGCGAAACGAAAACTCGATTCTGACCGTTTCAACACTTCTCGAAGGTGAATACGGAGAAGAGGACCTTTACATTGGTGTACCTGCTGTTGTCAATGAAACAGGGATTCAGCAGATTGTAGAAATTGACTTGAACGAAGAAGAAGCCAAAGCTTTCAGACATTCTGCAAAAACAATAAAGGATGCCATGAAACCGATTCATGAAATGATGAATGAGGCAGCTGGAAAAGAATCCCGGTAA
- a CDS encoding ThiF family adenylyltransferase, whose product MSDKWKRYSRQMLFSPVGMEGQEMLAHKKVLIVGMGALGTVIANHLARAGTGHIVFADRDYVEESNLQRQMLFAETDADSLKAKAQAAKEQLEKINSSIQYTAHVTDVTKENILDLLAGCDLVIDGTDNFETRFLINDAAFHEEVPYIYGGAVSARGMQASFIPGETPCLRCMVEPGAAGGQTCDTVGVLSMAVDLAASYQSAEGLKLLTGNRKAVRNTLLTFDIWQNSRFEMKLKKREDCPTCGTKEYPFLNSLEDSGISTLCGRDTVQFQSKQEIDLSEWEKRLGKVAEVKKTPFLLRADLDEEIRLVLFSDGRALIQGTEDVTRARSIYSKYIGS is encoded by the coding sequence ATGTCTGACAAATGGAAACGCTATTCAAGGCAGATGCTGTTCAGTCCTGTAGGAATGGAAGGACAGGAAATGCTCGCACATAAAAAGGTGCTGATTGTAGGAATGGGCGCCCTGGGAACGGTAATTGCCAACCACCTTGCCAGAGCAGGAACCGGCCATATTGTGTTTGCAGATAGGGACTATGTAGAAGAGAGTAATCTGCAACGGCAGATGCTGTTTGCTGAGACAGATGCCGACTCACTTAAAGCGAAAGCTCAGGCTGCGAAAGAGCAGCTGGAGAAGATTAATTCTTCTATACAGTACACTGCTCATGTTACTGATGTAACGAAAGAAAACATTCTTGATCTCCTTGCCGGTTGTGATCTTGTCATCGACGGAACGGACAACTTTGAAACCCGTTTCCTTATTAACGATGCCGCATTTCATGAAGAAGTGCCGTACATTTATGGAGGAGCTGTTAGCGCAAGGGGGATGCAGGCTTCTTTTATTCCTGGAGAAACACCGTGCCTGCGCTGTATGGTTGAACCGGGGGCAGCAGGAGGCCAGACTTGCGATACAGTCGGGGTACTTTCCATGGCGGTTGACCTTGCTGCAAGCTATCAATCGGCTGAAGGGCTTAAGCTGCTTACCGGAAACCGAAAAGCTGTCAGAAATACTCTCCTCACGTTCGATATTTGGCAGAACAGCAGGTTTGAAATGAAACTGAAAAAGCGGGAAGACTGCCCGACCTGCGGAACGAAAGAATATCCATTTCTAAACAGTCTGGAAGACAGCGGTATATCCACACTTTGCGGCAGAGACACTGTACAGTTTCAAAGTAAACAAGAGATTGATCTCAGTGAATGGGAGAAGCGGCTCGGGAAAGTCGCCGAAGTAAAGAAAACACCATTTCTGCTGAGAGCAGATCTTGATGAGGAGATCAGGCTTGTTCTGTTTTCAGATGGCCGCGCACTGATTCAGGGTACAGAGGATGTCACGAGAGCGAGATCCATTTACTCAAAATATATCGGGAGTTGA
- a CDS encoding DUF92 domain-containing protein, protein MFVLALFFITSSALGKLLDSRLPKEQTAAKGNRRDWGQVLANGGWPASAGIFYILTSDPAWIVAFTAGFAGAASDTWASEFGRLSRSRPIDILRFERVKQGRSGAVSAAGTGGALAGTAVVSIGAWLFSGITGEEIDMFLFILAGAAGFCGQVIDTLAGGTVQSLYQCRVCKVKTEREFHCGCPVRHVRGFRWLDNDAVNHLCTLSSVLLGYGAAVMLM, encoded by the coding sequence CTGTTTGTTCTTGCTCTGTTTTTTATCACGTCATCAGCACTTGGGAAGTTACTGGACAGCAGGCTTCCAAAGGAGCAGACAGCCGCGAAAGGGAATCGGCGTGACTGGGGACAGGTGCTGGCGAACGGCGGATGGCCTGCTTCTGCTGGAATTTTTTACATACTAACTTCCGATCCGGCATGGATCGTTGCCTTTACAGCAGGTTTTGCAGGTGCAGCAAGTGATACATGGGCCTCTGAGTTTGGACGGCTAAGCCGGAGCCGGCCGATCGATATTCTGCGATTTGAGCGTGTGAAGCAGGGGAGGTCAGGGGCCGTAAGTGCAGCAGGGACTGGTGGAGCACTGGCAGGGACCGCTGTGGTTTCGATCGGTGCCTGGCTTTTTTCCGGTATTACAGGAGAGGAGATTGACATGTTCCTTTTCATTCTTGCAGGTGCTGCCGGGTTCTGCGGGCAGGTGATTGATACGCTCGCAGGAGGAACCGTTCAATCCCTTTACCAGTGCCGTGTGTGCAAAGTTAAAACCGAACGGGAGTTTCACTGCGGCTGCCCTGTTAGACACGTCAGAGGGTTCCGATGGCTCGACAACGATGCGGTGAATCACCTGTGCACGTTGTCTTCTGTCCTGCTGGGATACGGGGCTGCCGTGATGCTCATGTAG